In Leptotrichia sp. OH3620_COT-345, the following proteins share a genomic window:
- a CDS encoding ABC transporter permease, whose protein sequence is MGKFLSVIDYTIIHATIRATTPILLAAFAAVITQQADILNVGVEGIMLMGAFIAVYTSVLTGSWIIAVIAAVISGVVIAAIMGVAHLKYKGDIFAVGTTVNLLVLALTRFLLQKLLGVSGSYTLKEGTAIPQIHFKIFESNKILNSLFNDYSLFEILSIPLIIFFWFLLYKTVWGLRTRSIGLNPEAAKTAGINVYRRKFEVILISGIIGGLAGAHLSLGYSNLFTENMTNGRGFMGVAAMFFGAANPIFTAVGCMIFGFTDSVGARLQAYGFPSQIILMLPYIITILILSISMIKQYQKDKKRRSSIKA, encoded by the coding sequence ATGGGAAAATTTTTATCGGTAATTGACTATACTATTATTCATGCTACTATAAGAGCAACTACGCCTATTCTTCTGGCAGCTTTCGCAGCAGTTATTACACAGCAGGCGGACATCTTAAATGTAGGAGTGGAGGGGATAATGCTTATGGGGGCTTTTATAGCAGTTTATACAAGTGTTTTGACAGGAAGCTGGATAATAGCAGTTATAGCCGCTGTAATATCAGGTGTTGTAATAGCTGCAATAATGGGTGTAGCACATCTGAAATACAAGGGAGATATATTTGCAGTGGGAACGACTGTCAATCTGCTTGTATTGGCATTGACAAGATTTTTACTTCAAAAACTTTTAGGAGTGTCCGGGAGTTACACTCTTAAAGAAGGAACTGCAATTCCACAGATACATTTTAAAATATTTGAAAGTAATAAAATACTGAACAGCCTTTTTAATGACTATTCATTATTTGAAATTCTAAGCATTCCACTTATTATATTTTTCTGGTTCCTACTTTATAAGACAGTATGGGGACTTAGAACGAGAAGTATAGGTCTAAATCCTGAAGCGGCAAAAACCGCAGGAATAAATGTATATAGAAGAAAATTTGAAGTTATACTGATTTCAGGAATAATAGGAGGATTAGCAGGTGCTCATCTTTCTTTAGGATATTCCAATCTGTTCACTGAAAATATGACTAATGGACGTGGATTTATGGGTGTTGCAGCAATGTTTTTCGGAGCGGCAAATCCGATCTTTACAGCTGTCGGATGTATGATCTTCGGATTTACGGACTCAGTAGGAGCAAGATTACAGGCATACGGCTTTCCATCGCAAATTATCTTAATGCTGCCTTATATTATAACAATACTGATATTAAGTATATCCATGATAAAACAGTATCAGAAAGATAAAAAAAGACGTAGTTCAATAAAAGCATAA
- a CDS encoding ABC transporter permease, whose amino-acid sequence MPYKKILNSKYTSAFLSLLVCTVLSGIIIALMGENPFTVYAQLFKSAFIGNFNLGTTIEKFVPLLLTGLAFIVSSRVGVFNVGVEGELYLGAITAAYVGYTFKGLPSLVHIFLCIFFAMLVGSLWAFIPGFLKAYYKVNEVCVTILMNYVAIHITSYLVSGPLSGKTGISQTKPIEKSAALLKILKPSRANIGIFIAIAVCILIYYLLKKTKLGFQIRSTGMNPFFSEYVGIQSKKIMITGMMLSGAIGGLAGAIEVMGIYGVFLDNFSSNIAFDGMLAALIAKGSIGALPFLSLFIAALKSGSLGLERNTGIPKSLIDVIIALFILLVTMEKLFEFSKKRKKGKEV is encoded by the coding sequence ATGCCATATAAAAAAATATTGAACAGTAAATATACGAGTGCATTCCTTTCTCTACTGGTCTGTACTGTTTTAAGCGGAATTATTATAGCACTGATGGGAGAAAACCCTTTTACCGTTTATGCACAGTTGTTTAAAAGTGCTTTTATAGGAAACTTCAATCTCGGTACAACAATTGAAAAATTTGTTCCTCTTCTGCTTACAGGACTTGCTTTTATAGTATCATCAAGAGTAGGTGTCTTTAATGTGGGCGTGGAAGGAGAACTATACTTGGGAGCCATAACCGCAGCTTATGTAGGATATACATTTAAAGGGTTACCTTCTTTAGTTCACATATTTTTATGTATTTTCTTTGCAATGCTTGTAGGTTCTTTATGGGCATTTATTCCGGGGTTTCTGAAGGCATATTACAAGGTAAATGAAGTTTGTGTAACAATACTGATGAATTATGTGGCAATTCATATTACTTCCTATCTTGTAAGCGGACCATTGTCGGGAAAAACAGGAATTTCACAAACAAAACCTATTGAAAAAAGTGCCGCTCTTTTGAAAATATTAAAACCGAGCAGAGCCAATATAGGTATTTTTATAGCAATAGCAGTATGTATTCTTATATATTACTTACTGAAAAAAACCAAACTCGGTTTCCAGATACGTTCTACAGGAATGAATCCGTTCTTTTCAGAATATGTAGGGATACAGTCAAAGAAAATAATGATAACAGGTATGATGCTAAGCGGTGCTATAGGAGGTCTTGCAGGAGCAATTGAGGTAATGGGAATTTACGGAGTGTTTCTTGATAATTTTTCTTCAAATATAGCATTTGACGGAATGCTTGCAGCACTTATAGCTAAGGGAAGTATTGGAGCTTTACCGTTTTTAAGCCTGTTTATTGCAGCATTGAAATCAGGTTCATTAGGATTGGAGAGAAATACAGGTATTCCTAAATCATTAATAGATGTAATTATAGCACTATTTATTTTACTTGTGACAATGGAAAAACTTTTTGAGTTCAGCAAAAAAAGGAAAAAAGGAAAAGAGGTGTAG
- a CDS encoding lipopolysaccharide biosynthesis protein, giving the protein MENEKQQSINLSIIVKILYKNIFLIMGITILSAALGGFYAFTNKSFKSEIILYGNDRILNEIGETSQYSLNSFDFLLFIKNNSKTLKNKNLSDEKFLKEMSSRLTAQSESNNPTIKVKFSTKDKSEGENFSQEYVVLASRYLRNKKETFLNNQIKLLEEQYNFLTQNVDIRTTKDSLSDSLVSRLAYYRLLKNDINPVVKLISLHTKPALSKKIILIGALFLGLFLGIFIAFVKEFSKTLDWKEIKSK; this is encoded by the coding sequence ATGGAAAATGAAAAACAGCAATCAATAAATTTAAGTATAATAGTAAAAATTCTTTATAAGAATATTTTTTTAATAATGGGAATAACAATATTATCTGCTGCTCTTGGGGGATTTTATGCTTTTACGAATAAATCTTTCAAATCTGAAATTATTTTATACGGTAATGACAGAATTCTCAATGAAATAGGAGAGACTTCACAATATTCACTAAATTCCTTTGATTTTCTCCTATTTATAAAAAATAATTCAAAAACATTGAAAAATAAAAATTTATCTGATGAAAAGTTTTTGAAAGAAATGTCTTCAAGACTTACTGCACAGTCTGAATCAAATAACCCTACTATTAAAGTTAAATTTTCTACAAAAGATAAATCTGAAGGAGAAAATTTTTCCCAAGAATATGTAGTACTTGCTTCAAGATACCTCAGAAATAAAAAAGAAACTTTTTTAAATAACCAAATTAAATTATTGGAAGAACAGTATAATTTCCTTACACAAAATGTCGATATACGTACAACGAAAGATTCATTAAGTGATAGCCTTGTTTCAAGGCTTGCATATTACAGATTATTAAAAAATGACATAAATCCTGTAGTAAAACTTATATCATTGCACACAAAACCTGCATTAAGCAAAAAAATTATTTTAATAGGAGCCTTGTTTTTAGGTTTATTTTTGGGAATATTTATTGCTTTTGTAAAAGAATTTTCAAAAACTTTGGACTGGAAAGAGATAAAGTCAAAATAA
- a CDS encoding glutamine amidotransferase, which translates to MSKILIAGESWTSHTIHIKGFDTFTTSVYEEGVRWLKEALEKDSHEVTFIPNHYASEKFPVTMEEISQYDVVILSDIGSNTLLLPVATFARSEKTPNRCELIKEYVQNGGGFCMIGGYMSFTGIDAKTRYGETAVKDILPVNLLKYDDRVEKPEGIVPKISKNHQIFEGIDEEFPFFLGYNKTIEDDTKGEVIASINEDPFIAVGTFGKGRSVAFTSDCAPHWGSKEFVEWKYYNKLWQNIIKWVSSND; encoded by the coding sequence ATGTCAAAAATATTAATAGCAGGAGAATCATGGACAAGCCATACTATACATATAAAAGGATTTGATACTTTCACTACAAGTGTTTATGAAGAAGGAGTCAGATGGCTGAAAGAAGCCCTTGAAAAAGATAGCCATGAAGTGACTTTTATTCCAAATCATTATGCAAGTGAAAAATTCCCCGTAACAATGGAGGAGATTTCTCAATATGATGTAGTAATACTGTCAGATATAGGTTCAAATACATTGTTACTTCCTGTAGCGACTTTTGCAAGAAGTGAAAAAACACCAAACAGATGTGAACTGATAAAAGAATATGTACAAAATGGAGGAGGTTTTTGCATGATTGGAGGTTATATGTCATTTACAGGAATTGATGCAAAAACAAGATATGGTGAAACAGCAGTAAAAGATATATTACCTGTAAACCTTTTGAAATACGATGACAGAGTTGAAAAACCTGAAGGAATTGTACCTAAAATTTCAAAAAATCATCAAATCTTTGAAGGAATAGATGAAGAATTTCCATTTTTTCTCGGTTATAATAAAACAATAGAAGATGATACAAAAGGTGAGGTAATAGCATCAATAAATGAAGATCCTTTTATAGCTGTCGGAACTTTCGGAAAGGGTAGAAGTGTGGCATTTACGTCTGATTGTGCACCTCATTGGGGATCGAAGGAATTTGTTGAGTGGAAATATTATAATAAATTATGGCAAAATATTATAAAATGGGTTTCTTCAAATGATTAA
- a CDS encoding PTS transporter subunit EIIC encodes MKGSIFNKLQAVGKAFMLPIALLPVAGLFLGIGASFTNPTNILTYNLQGILGVVDTTTMVVTKPTILYQILNVMAKSGDIIFGNLPLLFAIGVALALANKEKAVAALAGAVFFLIMNQTINTLLGSAGKLAAPEDMTKLGQGMVLGIQTLQMGVFGGIVAGLITASLHNKYYKIELPASLAFFGGTKFVAIAAAGVALVTGIVLYFLWPIVQVGITHLGALVRGSGYAGTFIYGLIERSLIPFGLHHVFYLPFWQTGVGGEMVIAGKTVQGAQNIFFAQLADPTTKQFSIEYARFMAGKFPFMIFGLPAAALAMYHTAKPNKKTVAKSLLFAAAFTAALTGITEPIEFSFLFVAPFLYAIHAVLAGISFMMMHILNIPIGQTFSGGLIDFFLFGILQGQSKTNWLTMIPLGMVYSVVYYFLFRFLIIKMNLKTPGREDDDEEMKLYTKADYQAKNSENKNTASGSLKGSERANAIIAALGGADNLVRVDNCATRLRLEVKDSSVVDDAALKSTGALGVLKKGEGVQVIYGPSVSIVKTEMEEALGRD; translated from the coding sequence ATGAAAGGAAGCATTTTCAACAAATTACAGGCAGTAGGTAAGGCTTTTATGCTACCCATAGCATTATTACCTGTTGCGGGGCTATTTTTAGGAATCGGGGCATCATTTACTAATCCTACAAATATCTTGACTTATAACCTACAAGGAATTTTAGGAGTTGTGGATACTACTACTATGGTTGTTACAAAACCTACAATTTTGTATCAAATTCTTAATGTTATGGCAAAATCCGGAGATATTATTTTCGGTAATTTACCGTTATTATTTGCAATAGGTGTAGCACTTGCTTTGGCAAATAAGGAAAAGGCAGTTGCAGCATTGGCAGGAGCGGTATTCTTCCTTATTATGAATCAGACTATCAATACTTTATTGGGAAGTGCAGGAAAACTGGCTGCTCCTGAAGATATGACAAAATTGGGACAAGGTATGGTTTTAGGAATACAGACATTACAAATGGGAGTATTCGGAGGTATAGTTGCAGGACTGATAACAGCTTCTCTTCACAATAAATATTACAAAATTGAATTACCTGCTTCATTGGCATTTTTTGGAGGGACAAAATTTGTAGCTATTGCTGCTGCAGGAGTCGCACTGGTGACAGGAATTGTTTTATATTTCCTCTGGCCAATTGTTCAAGTAGGGATAACTCATTTAGGTGCTCTTGTAAGAGGTTCAGGATATGCCGGAACATTTATATACGGATTAATAGAAAGATCACTCATACCGTTCGGACTACATCACGTTTTTTATCTTCCGTTCTGGCAAACGGGTGTAGGGGGAGAAATGGTAATTGCAGGAAAAACTGTACAAGGAGCGCAGAATATATTTTTTGCTCAGTTAGCTGATCCTACTACTAAGCAGTTTTCAATAGAATATGCAAGATTTATGGCAGGGAAATTTCCATTTATGATATTTGGACTTCCGGCAGCTGCCCTTGCAATGTATCACACTGCAAAACCTAATAAAAAAACAGTTGCAAAAAGTTTATTGTTTGCTGCTGCATTTACTGCTGCTTTAACAGGAATTACAGAACCGATTGAATTTTCATTTTTATTTGTTGCACCATTCTTATATGCAATTCATGCAGTTCTTGCCGGAATTTCATTTATGATGATGCATATACTGAATATACCTATCGGTCAAACATTTTCAGGAGGTCTTATAGATTTTTTCCTGTTTGGTATTCTTCAAGGGCAGTCAAAAACGAACTGGCTGACTATGATACCTTTAGGAATGGTTTATTCAGTAGTATATTACTTCCTTTTCAGATTTCTTATTATAAAAATGAATTTGAAAACTCCGGGAAGAGAAGATGATGATGAGGAAATGAAATTATATACTAAAGCAGACTATCAAGCTAAAAATTCTGAAAATAAAAATACTGCTTCGGGAAGTTTAAAAGGCAGTGAAAGAGCAAATGCAATTATAGCTGCATTAGGAGGAGCGGATAATTTAGTAAGAGTTGATAACTGTGCTACACGTTTAAGACTTGAAGTAAAAGATTCATCTGTAGTTGATGATGCTGCATTAAAATCTACCGGAGCTCTAGGAGTGTTAAAAAAAGGCGAAGGTGTTCAAGTGATTTACGGTCCTTCTGTAAGTATTGTAAAAACTGAAATGGAAGAAGCACTGGGAAGAGACTAG
- a CDS encoding LacI family DNA-binding transcriptional regulator, with protein MKIQDIAKLANVSVATVSRVINNNENVKEETRKKINKIIKENNYYPNLIARNLSKNENNIIGVILPDIKNLYFASIMNEIVNEANTKGMNIILGCSNESFKMQKKYIELFLEQRVKGIIIAVTQNSYDRIDFFEQISSKIPLVFIDRKINSKMPGVFFENFNSSYEIIEKFIKNNKRKIAFLAGPQTISTAKERLEGYKKALSDYNIGYDEKLVLYGDFTLESGYNLGKKILKNPIDAIYISNNSMTLGFLKAMKELNINSREMKIATFEDNEIIKFIDEKIISYDIPFLELSRKGIDILENLLENKKMENNIVEINL; from the coding sequence ATGAAAATACAAGATATAGCGAAACTTGCAAATGTTTCGGTAGCAACAGTTTCAAGAGTGATTAACAATAATGAAAATGTAAAAGAAGAAACGCGTAAAAAAATAAATAAAATTATAAAAGAAAATAATTATTATCCTAATTTGATAGCAAGAAATCTTTCTAAAAATGAAAATAATATAATAGGGGTCATATTACCAGATATAAAAAATTTATATTTTGCCAGTATAATGAACGAAATAGTAAATGAAGCAAATACAAAAGGAATGAATATAATACTGGGATGCAGCAACGAAAGTTTTAAAATGCAAAAAAAATATATAGAACTTTTTTTAGAGCAGAGAGTAAAAGGTATAATAATTGCAGTCACACAAAATTCATATGATAGAATCGATTTTTTTGAACAAATTTCCAGTAAAATACCTTTAGTTTTTATTGACAGAAAAATAAACAGTAAAATGCCGGGAGTTTTTTTTGAAAATTTTAATTCTTCTTATGAGATAATAGAAAAATTTATAAAGAATAATAAAAGAAAAATTGCTTTTTTAGCAGGCCCTCAGACGATAAGTACAGCCAAGGAAAGACTTGAGGGCTATAAAAAAGCTCTTTCCGATTACAATATCGGATATGATGAAAAATTGGTTCTTTATGGAGATTTTACTTTAGAAAGCGGTTATAATTTAGGAAAGAAAATATTAAAAAATCCTATAGATGCAATTTATATTTCCAATAACTCAATGACTTTAGGGTTTTTAAAAGCAATGAAAGAACTTAATATAAATTCAAGAGAAATGAAAATAGCAACTTTCGAAGATAATGAAATAATAAAATTTATTGATGAAAAAATAATATCATATGATATTCCCTTTTTAGAATTATCACGAAAAGGTATAGATATACTTGAAAATCTTTTAGAAAATAAAAAAATGGAAAATAACATAGTGGAAATTAATCTGTAA
- a CDS encoding aldo/keto reductase family oxidoreductase: MKKIDLGKSGLNVSEISLGCMRISDIPYEDAEKAVLTSINSGIDFFDHADIYGKGKSEEIFGQIIKKNDIKRENIIIQTKCGIRINDFPDKMYKTYFDFSKEYIINSVNESLKRLNIDYIDILLLHRPDTLMEPEEVAEAFNILHNSGKVRNFGVSNQNEGQIKLLQKYIKQKLIVNQLQFGIMHSGIIDSGLNVNMKNLSGIDRDGSILEYCRLKDITIQAWSPFQYGFFEGVFLNNPEFKNVNEVINKIAEKKNVSNSAIVIAWILRHPAKIQPIIGTMNFKRISKICKASEIQLSREEWYEIYCSAGNTLP; encoded by the coding sequence ATGAAAAAAATTGATTTAGGAAAAAGCGGATTAAATGTTTCTGAAATTTCATTAGGATGTATGAGAATTTCAGATATTCCTTATGAAGATGCAGAAAAAGCTGTATTGACTTCTATTAATTCAGGAATTGATTTTTTTGATCATGCCGATATTTATGGCAAAGGAAAGTCGGAAGAAATTTTCGGTCAGATTATAAAAAAGAATGACATTAAAAGAGAAAATATAATTATTCAGACAAAATGCGGAATTCGGATAAATGATTTTCCTGATAAAATGTACAAAACTTATTTTGACTTTTCAAAGGAATATATTATTAATTCGGTAAATGAAAGCTTAAAACGCTTAAATATTGACTATATAGATATATTGCTTCTTCACAGACCTGATACTTTAATGGAACCTGAAGAAGTTGCTGAAGCATTTAATATCCTCCATAATAGCGGAAAGGTAAGAAATTTTGGAGTAAGTAATCAAAATGAAGGACAAATAAAATTGCTTCAGAAATATATAAAGCAAAAACTTATTGTAAATCAACTGCAATTTGGAATTATGCATTCAGGGATAATAGACAGTGGGTTGAATGTAAATATGAAAAATCTCTCAGGAATAGATAGGGACGGAAGCATATTGGAATATTGTCGTTTAAAAGATATTACAATTCAGGCATGGTCTCCTTTTCAATATGGATTTTTTGAAGGAGTATTCTTAAATAATCCTGAATTCAAAAATGTAAATGAAGTTATAAATAAAATAGCCGAAAAAAAGAATGTATCGAATAGTGCCATTGTGATTGCATGGATATTAAGACATCCTGCAAAAATACAGCCGATAATAGGAACTATGAATTTCAAACGTATATCGAAGATATGTAAAGCTTCTGAAATTCAACTTTCAAGAGAAGAATGGTATGAAATATACTGTTCTGCCGGAAATACTTTACCTTAA
- a CDS encoding M20 family metallopeptidase, producing the protein MEKLLNIFEKNKTIYLNFLKEFIQIDTQTIGHGIKGGNEINGQIYLENLFKELEASEIIKEPLDDNILKIALKNYNEGNLGHNNENRYNLTAKFKGKQDRTLIFNGHVDTMPFGNLEDWKYNPFEGKIVNELIYGLGSTDMKGGLMAAIMAIKLFRDAELELPCNVIINAVVDEEGGGNGSIVSAINGIKGDSVIVCEPSDNKILTAHMGFVFFKIKVKGVALHSAEKWKGVNAIEKAIYLIDAINELEKKWILTYKHPLLPPPTINVGVVKGGSAGSTVPDYCEFDVCIHYIPGKMSFEQVTEEFKNKITERAQGDEFLKNNVPEMEIYQMGNGFEIDSENQFVKYIKEISSVYDKNIKISGGTAGNDARIFSNIAKIPTVILGPGLLKDCHTVNEKLDIGEYYKYIVTYANIILKF; encoded by the coding sequence ATGGAAAAGCTACTTAATATATTTGAAAAAAATAAAACGATATATTTAAATTTTTTAAAGGAATTCATCCAGATTGATACTCAAACAATAGGACATGGGATAAAAGGAGGCAATGAAATAAACGGACAAATTTATTTAGAAAATCTGTTTAAGGAATTAGAAGCTTCTGAAATAATAAAAGAGCCTTTAGATGATAATATTCTTAAAATTGCTCTGAAAAATTATAACGAGGGAAACCTGGGTCATAACAACGAAAATAGATATAATCTAACTGCAAAATTTAAAGGAAAACAAGATAGAACATTGATATTTAACGGTCATGTGGATACTATGCCTTTCGGAAATCTTGAAGATTGGAAATACAATCCGTTTGAAGGAAAAATTGTAAATGAGCTTATATACGGTTTAGGTTCTACAGATATGAAAGGTGGACTGATGGCAGCAATAATGGCAATAAAACTTTTTAGAGATGCTGAGCTTGAACTACCTTGTAACGTGATTATAAACGCCGTTGTCGATGAAGAGGGTGGAGGAAACGGAAGCATAGTTTCTGCAATTAATGGAATAAAAGGTGACAGTGTCATTGTTTGTGAACCGTCAGATAATAAAATATTGACTGCACATATGGGATTTGTATTTTTTAAAATAAAAGTCAAAGGTGTGGCTCTTCACTCTGCTGAAAAGTGGAAAGGGGTAAATGCCATAGAAAAGGCAATATATCTTATAGATGCAATTAATGAACTTGAGAAAAAATGGATTCTGACATATAAACATCCACTTTTGCCTCCTCCGACAATAAATGTAGGAGTAGTAAAAGGAGGAAGTGCAGGGTCTACAGTTCCCGATTACTGTGAATTTGATGTATGTATTCACTATATTCCGGGGAAAATGTCATTTGAACAGGTTACAGAAGAATTTAAAAATAAAATTACTGAAAGGGCACAAGGTGATGAATTTTTAAAAAATAATGTGCCTGAAATGGAAATATATCAAATGGGAAACGGATTTGAAATAGACAGTGAAAACCAATTTGTAAAATACATAAAGGAAATTTCATCTGTATATGACAAAAATATTAAAATTTCAGGAGGAACCGCAGGAAATGATGCAAGAATTTTTTCAAATATAGCAAAAATTCCTACTGTAATATTAGGACCCGGACTGTTAAAAGATTGTCACACTGTAAATGAAAAATTGGATATAGGTGAATATTATAAATACATCGTTACTTATGCAAATATTATATTAAAATTTTAA
- a CDS encoding nucleoside hydrolase, producing MKKEKIILDCDPGHDDAVAIMMAAISPKIELLGITVVAGNQKLEKTVNNALKICNHLNLKVPVYSGMTRPMIREQMIADDIHGETGLDGPVFDELKIKVEKKHAVNFIIDTLMNSDEKITLVPTGPLTNIGMAMRFEPEIIQKIDKIVLMGGTYQLGNMTPAAEFNILADPDAAHVVFSSGVKTIMMGLDLTRQALATTEVVNKIKSLNNKASKLFADLMEFFSASQKDVFGWNAPPVHDPTTIAYLIEPSCIETKPMFCEIELWSERSYGRTLCDYFGILKKEPNIDVAVKLDFEKFWNVVYDTLKLYGTGV from the coding sequence TTGAAAAAAGAAAAAATAATTCTGGACTGTGATCCGGGACATGATGATGCCGTTGCCATAATGATGGCGGCAATCAGCCCCAAAATAGAGCTTCTTGGAATTACAGTTGTTGCAGGTAATCAGAAATTGGAAAAAACGGTTAATAACGCTTTAAAAATCTGTAATCACTTGAACTTAAAAGTTCCTGTATATTCAGGAATGACAAGACCTATGATAAGAGAACAAATGATTGCCGATGATATACATGGAGAAACGGGATTGGACGGACCTGTCTTTGATGAATTAAAAATTAAAGTTGAAAAGAAACATGCTGTAAACTTCATTATTGATACTTTAATGAATTCTGATGAAAAAATAACATTAGTTCCTACAGGTCCTCTTACAAATATCGGAATGGCAATGAGGTTTGAACCTGAAATAATACAAAAAATAGATAAGATTGTACTGATGGGAGGCACTTATCAACTCGGAAATATGACACCTGCTGCAGAATTTAATATTCTGGCCGATCCTGATGCAGCTCATGTCGTATTCAGTTCAGGAGTAAAAACCATTATGATGGGGCTGGATTTAACAAGACAAGCTCTCGCAACAACCGAAGTAGTAAATAAAATAAAAAGTTTAAATAATAAAGCATCGAAATTGTTTGCAGATTTAATGGAATTCTTTTCAGCTTCACAGAAAGATGTTTTTGGTTGGAATGCACCTCCTGTACACGATCCTACGACTATAGCTTATTTAATAGAACCTTCATGTATAGAAACAAAGCCAATGTTCTGTGAAATAGAGTTATGGAGTGAAAGATCCTATGGAAGAACTTTATGTGATTATTTCGGTATCCTAAAAAAAGAACCGAATATTGATGTTGCAGTAAAACTTGATTTTGAAAAGTTTTGGAATGTTGTTTATGATACTTTGAAATTATATGGAACCGGTGTATAG
- a CDS encoding pyridoxal phosphate-dependent aminotransferase has protein sequence MYINNTIKEIQISDIRKIYEKMQTYEDTINMSLGEPDIDVPEEVKKSVAYHALNTKIKYSPVGGMLELRKKIADFYNKNFDGNFTSDNVLITVGSTEGIASLMKAVITQGDEVLIPTPSYVGYGALIKMTGGMPVYIDLKENNFILTAEILEKHITNKTKMIILTSPDNPSGMTLNEKEMEKITELLKEKEIYLLSDEIYASIVFEKYTSFGKYSEKLKKQLVIISGFSKSHSMTGYRIGYIITNPELQLQVKKVSQYNVTSTSTLSQYGALTALEKCSNRKEISKIYKKRADYFLSELEAMGFKCLKPGGAFYIFAGYENIKELKNLKSLDFAFDLLDKTGLAIVPGSTFQVEGYVRFSLVHDIPVLEEAVKRLKKYMKEIQNN, from the coding sequence ATGTATATAAATAATACTATTAAAGAGATTCAAATATCAGATATAAGAAAAATATATGAAAAAATGCAAACATATGAAGATACAATAAATATGTCTTTAGGAGAACCTGATATTGATGTTCCCGAAGAAGTGAAAAAATCAGTGGCATATCATGCTTTAAATACCAAAATCAAATATTCTCCTGTAGGGGGAATGCTTGAATTACGTAAGAAAATTGCCGATTTTTATAACAAAAATTTTGACGGGAATTTTACTTCAGATAATGTTCTAATAACCGTAGGATCAACTGAAGGAATAGCTTCTCTTATGAAAGCGGTTATTACTCAAGGAGATGAAGTGTTAATACCGACTCCCTCTTATGTAGGGTATGGGGCATTGATAAAAATGACAGGAGGAATGCCCGTATATATTGATTTGAAAGAAAATAATTTTATCTTAACAGCGGAAATACTTGAAAAACATATTACCAATAAAACAAAAATGATAATACTAACTTCTCCCGATAATCCCTCAGGAATGACATTGAATGAAAAAGAAATGGAAAAAATAACTGAATTGCTTAAAGAAAAAGAAATTTATCTGTTAAGTGACGAAATATATGCTTCAATTGTTTTTGAAAAGTATACATCTTTTGGGAAATATTCGGAAAAACTGAAAAAACAACTTGTAATAATAAGCGGATTTTCAAAATCCCACTCTATGACAGGATATAGAATAGGTTATATTATTACAAACCCTGAGTTACAGCTGCAAGTTAAAAAAGTCAGTCAATACAATGTAACAAGTACCTCTACATTATCTCAATATGGAGCATTGACGGCTCTTGAAAAATGCAGTAACAGAAAAGAAATATCTAAAATATATAAAAAAAGAGCGGATTATTTTTTAAGTGAGTTGGAAGCAATGGGATTTAAATGTTTAAAACCCGGAGGAGCTTTTTACATTTTTGCAGGATATGAGAACATTAAGGAACTGAAAAATTTAAAATCACTTGATTTTGCTTTTGATTTGCTTGATAAAACAGGACTTGCAATAGTTCCCGGTTCAACATTTCAAGTAGAGGGATATGTAAGATTTTCGCTCGTACATGATATACCTGTACTTGAAGAAGCCGTTAAAAGACTAAAAAAATATATGAAAGAAATTCAGAATAACTAA